Within the Chloroflexota bacterium genome, the region GCATGACCCTTTGCAATATGTCTATTGAAGCTGGCGCACGAGCAGGTATGATCGCCCCCGATGAGACGACTTTTGATTATCTCAAAGGACGCCCCTATGCGCCTCAAGGCATTAACTGGGACGCCGCCGTTGAGAGATGGAAGCAACTTCCCTCTGATGCGGGCGCAGTTTACGACAAAACCGTCACCATTGATGTCTCCAAGCTTGAACCGATGGTTACTTACGGTACTAACCCTGAGATGGGGATCCAAATCAGTGAAAGGATACCCAGCCTGAAAAACATGAATTCTGCTGCGCAGCAATCATCACTTGAAAAGGCGCTCAGCTATATGGACCTTAAACCTGCCAGCGCCTTGAAAGGGCATCCTGTAGATGTGGTTTTCATTGGCTCATGCACGAACTCACGCATGAGCGATCTTCGAGCAGCAGCATCCATCCTGAAAGGGCGTAAAGTTGCCGCTGGGCTGCGCCTGCTGGTTGTTCCCGGTTCAGAGAGTATCCGCAAACGCGCCGAAGCAGAGGGTATCGACAAAATTGTACGTGATGCAGGCGGCGAATGGCGTTTTGCCGGTTGCAGCATGTGTTTGGCGATGAATGGTGATGAACTTGAGCCTGGTCAATACGCGGTGAGTACCAGCAACCGCAATTTTGAAGGCCGGCAGGGCAAAGGCGGGCGTACCATTCTCGCCAGCCCCCTTACGGCTGCGGCNNNNNNNNNNNNNNNNNNNNNNNNNNNNNNNNNNNNNNNNNNNNNNNNNNNNNNNNNNNNNNNNNNNNNNNNNNNNNNNNNNNNNNNNNNNNNNNNNNNNTAACCTCCAAAATCATCCCGCTGCCCTATACTGATGTGGATACAGACCAAATTATCCC harbors:
- the leuC gene encoding 3-isopropylmalate dehydratase large subunit; translation: MNQFSHPKTLYEKVWESHIVAESDDAPSVLYIDLHLIHEVTSPQAFSGLREKGLKVHRPERTIATMDHSTPTISLSFDSADEMAVIQLEQITKNCADFGITLYDAESDGRGIVHVIGPEQGFTQPGKTIVCGDSHTSTHGAFGALAFGIGTSEVEHVLATQSLLQSKSKTYEVRFEGELPFGVTAKDMVLALIAKIGIGGGTGHVFEYTGDAVKALDMDGRMTLCNMSIEAGARAGMIAPDETTFDYLKGRPYAPQGINWDAAVERWKQLPSDAGAVYDKTVTIDVSKLEPMVTYGTNPEMGIQISERIPSLKNMNSAAQQSSLEKALSYMDLKPASALKGHPVDVVFIGSCTNSRMSDLRAAASILKGRKVAAGLRLLVVPGSESIRKRAEAEGIDKIVRDAGGEWRFAGCSMCLAMNGDELEPGQYAVSTSNRNFEGRQGKGGRTILASPLTAAA